A genomic region of Platichthys flesus chromosome 4, fPlaFle2.1, whole genome shotgun sequence contains the following coding sequences:
- the polr1g gene encoding CD3e molecule, epsilon associated protein produces MPKDVSSSSGEEEEESPAAGTQHKARENQKKSRYQCPADFVSFCHAPCSSTQTQSLSNNKNELWLIKAPANFDPECFSGIKVPLSGLETVKVPSAAAGATTASSQKIYTILASSHGTSELHLLTTDKRSSDGVAFAPAFSGLINVCESYGNTSANWAPQVIPAAPAPSIPPGLKQRFQPFGSRTPTLTRVAENETDGAAVGPSSTTLRPLVVKRSIEEAGNEEEGEGRRNKKKKNKEKQIKLEREESEELVKVEPEAEIKDEVMTEVPEEKRKKKKKKKDREREEVEPSVEVKAEEVTVKCEAVDTSYGDEGAGSVKKKKKKKKSKTEDD; encoded by the exons AGAACCAGAAGAAGTCCAGGTACCAGTGTCCTGctgactttgtgtctttctgccacgccccctgcagcagcacacaaacacagagtctgAGCAACAACAAGAACGAGTTATGGCTCATTAAAGCTCCCGCCAACTTTGATCCAGAATG TTTCAGTGGCATCAAGGTTCCTCTCTCAGGTCTGGAGACCGTGAAGGTTCCCTCAGCTGCAGCCGGGGCCACGACTGCCAGCAGCCAGAAGATCTACACCATCCTGGCGTCCTCCCACGGCACCTCAGAGCTCCACCTTCTCACCACAGACAAGCGGTCGTCGGATGGCGTTGCTTTCGCTCCTGCTTTTTCAGGcttgataaatgtgtgtgagagctaCGGGAACACCAGCGCTAACTGGGCTCCTCAGGTCATCCCCGCCGCTCCTGCACCCTCCATACCACCGGGGCTGAAGCAGCGATTCCAACCCTTTGGCAGTAGGACTCCCACGCTGACCCGTGTGGCAGAGAACGAGACGGACGGAGCCGCCGTCGGGCCCTCGTCTACGACCCTCCGGCCCCTGGTGGTCAAACGATCTATAGAGGAAGCAGGAAatgaggaagagggtgaggggaggaggaataagaagaagaaaaataaagaaaagcagataAAGTTGGAGCGAGAGGAGTCGGAGGAGTTGGTCAAAGTGGAACCTGAAGCTGAAATTAAGGATGAAGTGATGACGGAGGtcccagaggagaagaggaagaagaagaagaaaaagaaggacaGGGAGCGAGAGGAAGTGGAGCCCAGTGTGGAGGTAAAGGCTGAAGAGGTAACGGTCAAATGTGAAGCAGTGGACACTTCGTATGGTGATGAAGGGGCAGGAtcggtgaagaagaagaaaaagaagaagaaaagcaaaactGAAGACGACTAG